One region of Blattabacterium cuenoti genomic DNA includes:
- a CDS encoding zinc ribbon domain-containing protein, whose amino-acid sequence MVHKIQEAVTVVDKLRILYHLQLIDSRIDEIRKFRDNIPMELKSLEEELDQMKKKLENLHEDLFSIKENINKQNKNIKSSEILINKYEKQKNHIKNHKEFYSIDKEIDYQKLEIQLAKKRIKELNVQIDKREEIFKKKESILKKKKEHLFHKKKELNHIQSENNKEEKILLEQSLCFSKKVDNSLLKIYQRIRNGVKNGVAVAPVQRGAPLGSYLAITPQKYSELIQRNKLLIDEHSGRILIDAELAEEEKKKFFVFCSKKKL is encoded by the coding sequence ATGGTCCATAAAATACAAGAAGCAGTCACTGTAGTAGATAAATTGAGAATATTATACCATCTTCAATTAATAGATTCTCGTATAGATGAAATACGAAAGTTTAGAGATAATATTCCTATGGAACTAAAAAGTTTAGAAGAAGAATTAGACCAAATGAAAAAAAAATTAGAAAATCTTCATGAAGATCTTTTTTCTATAAAAGAAAATATAAATAAACAAAATAAGAATATTAAATCTTCAGAAATTTTGATCAATAAATATGAAAAACAAAAAAATCATATAAAAAATCATAAAGAATTCTATTCTATAGATAAAGAGATTGACTATCAAAAATTAGAAATACAATTGGCTAAAAAAAGAATTAAGGAATTGAATGTTCAAATTGATAAAAGGGAAGAAATTTTTAAAAAAAAAGAGTCTATTTTAAAAAAGAAAAAGGAACACCTTTTTCACAAAAAAAAAGAATTGAATCATATTCAATCAGAAAACAATAAAGAGGAAAAAATTTTATTAGAACAATCTTTATGTTTTTCTAAAAAAGTGGATAATAGTTTATTGAAAATTTATCAAAGAATCAGAAATGGAGTCAAAAATGGAGTGGCTGTTGCTCCAGTACAAAGAGGGGCTCCATTAGGTTCTTATTTAGCGATAACACCTCAAAAATATTCTGAACTAATACAACGTAATAAGCTTTTAATAGATGAACATAGTGGAAGAATATTAATAGATGCTGAATTAGCTGAGGAAGAAAAGAAAAAATTTTTTGTTTTTTGTTCTAAAAAAAAATTATAA
- a CDS encoding thioredoxin family protein — protein sequence MVRTYSSSEMKIQFKDFKLLEVSSGKKKFLKDFFSNQATVIMFICNHCPYVKHINTELIRLANDFLLKKISFLAINSNDEKKYPEDSPENMKKVYFELGYPFPYFFDETQEVAKYYCAKCTPEFFIFSGSGNLCYHGQLDDSRPGNNIPVTGSDLRNVLQNILKGKKIDPILKLSYGCNIKWKT from the coding sequence ATGGTACGAACTTATTCTTCTAGTGAAATGAAAATTCAATTTAAAGATTTTAAATTGTTAGAAGTTTCTTCAGGAAAAAAGAAATTTTTAAAAGATTTTTTTTCAAATCAAGCAACTGTAATAATGTTTATTTGCAATCATTGTCCGTATGTTAAACATATCAATACAGAATTAATTCGTTTAGCTAATGATTTTCTCTTAAAAAAGATTTCATTTTTAGCAATAAATTCTAATGATGAAAAAAAATATCCGGAAGACTCTCCAGAAAATATGAAAAAAGTGTATTTTGAATTAGGTTATCCTTTTCCTTATTTTTTTGATGAAACACAGGAAGTTGCTAAATATTATTGTGCAAAATGTACTCCTGAATTTTTTATATTTTCTGGAAGTGGAAATTTATGTTATCATGGACAATTAGATGACTCTAGACCAGGAAATAATATTCCTGTTACAGGTTCTGATCTAAGAAATGTATTACAGAATATTTTAAAAGGAAAAAAAATAGATCCAATACTAAAATTAAGTTACGGATGTAATATCAAATGGAAAACGTAA
- a CDS encoding DHH family phosphoesterase, with product MLFSNINGINKKKIVLLPHNNPDGDALGSSLALLFYFRKLKHDVDLISPTEYSESFQWLPGSKDILVFSKNTQSLVKKKIVNSDYIFFIDFNNLSRINNIRDFFLYSKAKKILIDHHPFPFYFDFMFSDPTVAATSILVFRFISDMNNLDKIDKEIATCLYVGLMTDTGFFRFPSVTSETHFIAGKLIEKGVDIDFIYNHLQEKYNKNRLKLLSKALKKLKVIKKYRTAYTSIKASDINFYSYKQGDTEGIITYGLSIKNIVFSVFFFEEKEKYPIKISFRSKGNFDVNMFARKHFGGGGHKNAAGGILEKSLSESIEYFLNIIPNYYKSLTFSI from the coding sequence ATGTTGTTTTCTAACATCAATGGAATAAACAAAAAAAAGATCGTACTTTTACCTCATAATAATCCAGATGGAGATGCTTTAGGATCTTCTTTAGCTCTTTTATTTTATTTTAGAAAATTAAAACATGATGTGGATTTAATATCTCCAACAGAATATTCTGAATCTTTTCAATGGCTTCCTGGAAGCAAGGATATTCTTGTTTTTTCTAAAAACACACAATCTTTAGTAAAAAAAAAAATTGTAAACTCTGATTATATTTTTTTTATAGATTTTAATAATTTGTCAAGAATCAATAATATAAGAGATTTTTTTTTATATTCAAAAGCAAAAAAAATACTAATTGATCATCACCCTTTTCCATTTTATTTTGATTTTATGTTTTCAGATCCTACAGTGGCAGCTACCAGTATTTTGGTTTTTCGATTCATATCTGATATGAATAATTTAGATAAAATAGATAAAGAAATAGCTACGTGTTTATATGTAGGATTAATGACTGATACAGGTTTTTTTCGTTTTCCTTCTGTTACTTCAGAAACTCATTTTATTGCCGGAAAATTAATAGAAAAAGGAGTTGATATAGATTTCATTTATAATCATTTACAAGAAAAATACAATAAAAATAGATTAAAATTGTTATCTAAAGCTTTGAAAAAATTAAAAGTCATTAAAAAATATCGTACAGCTTATACAAGCATAAAAGCTTCGGACATCAATTTTTATTCGTATAAACAAGGAGATACAGAAGGAATTATTACTTATGGATTAAGTATTAAAAATATTGTTTTTTCCGTTTTCTTTTTTGAAGAAAAAGAAAAATATCCGATCAAAATTTCCTTTCGTTCTAAAGGAAATTTTGATGTAAACATGTTTGCTAGAAAACATTTTGGAGGAGGAGGACACAAAAACGCAGCAGGAGGTATATTAGAAAAAAGTTTATCCGAATCTATAGAATATTTTTTAAATATTATCCCCAATTATTATAAAAGTCTTACGTTTTCCATTTGA
- a CDS encoding CCA tRNA nucleotidyltransferase produces MNLSSAVQKKIFHIVSVSSQKIKQNSYVIGGYVRDFLLGKMKSEDLDILTIGEGVKLAEEVSKYIIPYPKIKIFKRFGTAMLEYDNQKIEFVGSRKESYHFYSRKPIIEFGSLQDDQNRRDFTINALAISLNRNNYGELIDPFGGLSDLKKKILRTPLNANITYSDDPLRMMRAIRFATQLKFEIEKYSFQSIQKNKNRINIVSTERIIEEFNKILLSEKPSIGLFLLYKSGLLSIILPELVLLKGIEEKNGYKHKDNFYHTLQVVDNISKEKTNSLWLRWVALLHDIGKTYTKKFFPRIGWSFHAHEFVGAKMVTNIFQRLKLPKGSSMRYVKKMIQYSYRPIALIGNNISDSAIRRFLFDIGKDLEDLIKLCIADITTSSIDKKNQYKKNIYLLMERIKKLEERDKIQNWKSPISGNDIMKAFHINPCKKIGIIKNFIKDSILEGKISNNFCSAYFLMLKKGEELGLKKK; encoded by the coding sequence ATGAATTTATCATCTGCTGTTCAGAAAAAAATATTTCATATTGTAAGTGTTTCTTCTCAAAAAATAAAACAAAATAGCTATGTTATAGGAGGTTATGTTCGGGATTTTTTGCTAGGTAAAATGAAATCGGAAGATTTAGATATTTTAACTATAGGAGAAGGGGTTAAATTAGCCGAAGAGGTTTCTAAATATATCATTCCTTATCCTAAAATAAAAATATTTAAACGTTTTGGAACCGCAATGTTGGAATATGATAATCAAAAAATAGAGTTTGTAGGATCAAGAAAAGAATCCTATCATTTTTATAGTAGAAAACCTATTATAGAGTTTGGGTCGTTGCAAGACGATCAGAATAGAAGAGATTTTACAATTAATGCTTTAGCTATTAGTTTAAATCGTAATAATTATGGAGAATTAATCGATCCATTTGGAGGGTTATCAGATTTGAAAAAAAAAATATTAAGAACTCCATTAAATGCAAATATCACTTATTCTGATGATCCACTCCGAATGATGCGAGCTATAAGATTTGCCACTCAGTTAAAGTTTGAGATTGAAAAATATTCATTTCAATCAATTCAAAAAAACAAGAATAGAATAAATATTGTTTCTACAGAAAGAATCATAGAAGAATTTAATAAAATTCTTCTATCTGAAAAACCTTCTATAGGATTATTTTTATTATATAAATCTGGATTATTATCAATTATATTACCAGAATTAGTTCTGTTAAAAGGAATAGAAGAAAAAAATGGATACAAACACAAAGATAATTTTTATCATACTTTGCAAGTTGTAGATAATATTAGTAAAGAAAAAACCAATTCTCTTTGGTTAAGATGGGTCGCATTACTTCATGATATAGGGAAAACTTATACCAAGAAATTTTTTCCGAGAATCGGATGGTCTTTTCATGCTCATGAATTTGTAGGGGCCAAGATGGTTACGAATATATTTCAACGTTTAAAGCTTCCAAAAGGTTCTTCTATGAGATATGTTAAAAAGATGATTCAGTATAGTTATAGACCTATTGCGTTAATAGGAAATAATATCAGTGATTCTGCTATACGCAGGTTTTTATTTGATATAGGAAAGGATTTAGAAGATTTAATAAAATTATGTATTGCTGATATTACTACTAGTAGTATAGATAAAAAAAATCAATATAAAAAAAATATTTATCTTCTTATGGAAAGAATTAAAAAATTAGAAGAAAGAGATAAAATTCAAAATTGGAAATCACCCATATCAGGAAATGATATAATGAAGGCCTTTCATATTAATCCATGTAAGAAAATAGGAATCATAAAAAATTTTATTAAAGATTCTATTTTGGAAGGAAAAATATCTAATAATTTTTGTTCTGCTTATTTTCTTATGTTGAAAAAAGGAGAAGAATTGGGATTGAAAAAAAAATAA
- a CDS encoding L-threonylcarbamoyladenylate synthase — MSFYVEIEKSIEILKKGKSLLYPTDTVWGLGCDAFNIQAIKKICEIKNRSIYKSMIILVESMDRLHQLVGTISNFTKRIIVDNFIRKDKPITIIYENTKKIATNFFRKDNTLAVRLTYDPFCTCLIRNFDRPIISTSANFSGFFPPKSFSEIHPYILRKTDYVVNFRREEKANYSGSSIIKIGSNQVKILRM; from the coding sequence ATGTCTTTTTACGTAGAAATAGAAAAAAGTATAGAGATTTTAAAAAAAGGAAAGAGTTTATTGTATCCTACAGATACTGTATGGGGATTGGGATGTGATGCATTTAATATTCAAGCTATAAAAAAAATATGTGAAATTAAGAATAGAAGTATTTATAAATCTATGATTATTTTAGTAGAAAGTATGGATCGTTTACATCAATTAGTAGGAACAATTTCTAATTTCACTAAAAGAATAATTGTTGATAATTTTATTAGAAAAGACAAACCTATTACTATAATATACGAAAATACTAAAAAGATAGCTACTAATTTTTTTAGAAAAGATAATACTTTAGCTGTTCGTTTAACATATGACCCATTTTGCACTTGTTTGATCCGAAATTTTGATAGACCTATTATTTCTACTTCTGCTAATTTTTCAGGATTTTTTCCCCCTAAATCTTTTTCAGAAATTCATCCTTATATTTTAAGAAAAACAGATTATGTTGTAAATTTTAGAAGAGAAGAAAAAGCTAATTATAGTGGTTCTTCTATTATAAAAATTGGATCCAATCAAGTCAAAATATTACGTATGTAG
- a CDS encoding 2,3,4,5-tetrahydropyridine-2,6-dicarboxylate N-succinyltransferase → MKVNRLKLEIEKAWNQKNLWTTDANIKNVVLQVIDHLETGSIRVSNYLNGEWIINEWIKKAIIMYFSVQKMNTIELGPLEFYDKIPIKNQFKKKGVRVVPHAIARYGSYISPGVILMPSYVNIGAYIGNNTMIDTWATVGSCAQVGSRVHVSGGVGIGGVLEPLQGRPVIIENDAFIGSRCILVEGVLIKEGAVLGANVVLTSSTKIFDVTNEKPIESKGEIPKYSVVIPGSYPKKFPSGIYHVPCAMIIGKRKESTDKKISLNDALRSHNLVI, encoded by the coding sequence ATAAAAGTGAATAGATTGAAATTAGAAATAGAGAAAGCTTGGAATCAGAAAAATCTATGGACCACTGATGCAAATATAAAAAATGTAGTTCTTCAGGTGATCGACCATTTAGAAACAGGATCAATCAGAGTGTCGAACTATCTAAATGGAGAATGGATAATTAATGAATGGATTAAAAAAGCTATTATTATGTATTTTTCTGTTCAAAAAATGAATACGATAGAATTAGGGCCATTAGAATTTTATGATAAAATTCCTATCAAGAATCAATTTAAGAAAAAAGGAGTACGTGTCGTTCCTCATGCTATAGCACGTTATGGTTCGTATATATCACCTGGAGTGATTCTTATGCCTTCTTACGTAAATATAGGTGCATACATAGGGAACAATACTATGATAGACACATGGGCTACAGTGGGAAGTTGCGCTCAAGTTGGAAGTCGTGTTCATGTAAGTGGAGGGGTAGGAATAGGAGGGGTTTTAGAACCTTTACAAGGTCGTCCAGTTATTATCGAAAATGATGCTTTTATTGGATCTAGATGTATTTTAGTGGAAGGAGTTTTAATCAAAGAAGGAGCTGTTTTAGGAGCAAATGTAGTTTTAACTTCCTCCACAAAAATTTTTGATGTAACTAATGAAAAACCTATTGAAAGTAAGGGTGAAATTCCTAAATATTCTGTGGTTATACCCGGATCTTATCCAAAAAAATTTCCTTCAGGTATATATCATGTTCCGTGTGCTATGATTATAGGAAAAAGAAAAGAAAGCACAGATAAAAAAATATCTTTAAATGATGCATTAAGAAGTCATAATTTAGTAATTTGA
- the ruvX gene encoding Holliday junction resolvase RuvX translates to MAKILGIDYGKIITGLSITDEKQIFAFGLDAIFTKNLMKFLKNFLVYEKIEKIVVGLPKKLNNQKEISVETDIQKFISKFHVKYPKIIIERVDERFTSKMAFDTMIKLGLKKKKKKKVILNQISATIILQSYLSLSKTKKKN, encoded by the coding sequence ATGGCAAAAATACTAGGAATAGATTATGGAAAAATAATAACTGGCTTATCTATAACAGATGAAAAACAAATATTTGCGTTTGGACTAGATGCTATTTTTACTAAGAACTTGATGAAGTTTTTAAAAAATTTTTTAGTTTATGAGAAAATAGAAAAAATCGTTGTAGGATTACCAAAAAAATTGAATAATCAAAAAGAAATTTCAGTAGAAACAGATATTCAGAAATTTATTTCTAAATTTCACGTAAAATATCCTAAAATCATCATAGAAAGAGTAGATGAACGTTTTACATCTAAAATGGCTTTTGACACTATGATAAAATTAGGTTTAAAAAAAAAAAAGAAAAAAAAAGTAATTTTAAATCAAATTAGTGCTACTATAATTTTACAGTCTTATCTTTCACTTTCGAAAACGAAGAAAAAAAATTAA
- the def gene encoding peptide deformylase — translation MILPIVLYGNPILRKKCLDIDFSSYENRKEINKLIQNMFETIQKVKGIGLAAPQIGKNIRLFIVKTPYLNGVNISNYKEVFINAKILKIHGKESKFNEGCLSIPGIMGNIQRKSNVKIEYYDKNWKKQKKTLTGICARVILHEYDHIEGKLFIDYFSSTKKKIIEKKLMNLSEINSL, via the coding sequence ATGATATTGCCTATAGTTCTTTATGGAAATCCTATTTTGAGAAAAAAATGTTTGGATATAGATTTTTCTTCCTATGAAAACAGAAAAGAAATCAATAAATTAATTCAAAATATGTTTGAAACTATACAAAAAGTAAAAGGAATAGGATTGGCGGCTCCTCAAATTGGAAAAAATATTCGACTTTTTATAGTAAAAACTCCTTATTTAAATGGAGTAAATATTAGCAATTATAAGGAAGTTTTTATTAATGCTAAAATATTAAAAATTCATGGAAAAGAGTCTAAATTTAATGAAGGATGTCTTAGTATTCCTGGAATTATGGGAAATATACAAAGAAAATCTAATGTTAAAATTGAATATTATGATAAAAATTGGAAAAAACAAAAAAAAACCTTAACAGGCATATGTGCAAGAGTAATTTTACATGAATATGATCATATTGAAGGAAAACTTTTCATAGATTATTTTTCTTCTACGAAAAAGAAAATAATAGAAAAAAAATTGATGAATTTATCAGAAATAAATTCATTGTGA
- the rplT gene encoding 50S ribosomal protein L20 has protein sequence MPRSTNAVSSRRKRKKILKLAKGFYGARSKVYTVAKNAVEKSFIYAFSGRKKKKRDFRSLWIKRINAGVRQYGKCYSEFMKKLSEKNIKINRKTLSYISMNDPNIFKKIVDDVYSQ, from the coding sequence ATGCCTAGATCTACAAATGCAGTTTCCTCCAGACGGAAACGTAAAAAGATACTGAAATTAGCAAAAGGTTTTTATGGTGCTAGAAGCAAAGTTTATACAGTTGCTAAAAATGCTGTAGAAAAATCTTTTATTTATGCTTTTTCAGGAAGAAAAAAAAAGAAAAGAGATTTCAGATCTCTTTGGATTAAACGTATAAATGCGGGAGTACGTCAATATGGAAAATGCTATTCTGAATTTATGAAGAAGTTATCCGAAAAAAATATTAAAATCAATAGAAAAACTCTTTCATATATATCTATGAATGATCCTAATATTTTTAAAAAAATAGTAGATGATGTTTATTCACAATGA
- the rpmI gene encoding 50S ribosomal protein L35: MPKLKTKSGSKKRFKKTANGYIKRKHAFKNHLLTKKSKRRKRNLSVFTLLKRSDQKNIKIQI, encoded by the coding sequence ATGCCTAAATTAAAAACAAAATCAGGGTCTAAAAAGAGATTTAAAAAAACAGCTAATGGATATATAAAAAGAAAACATGCATTCAAGAATCATTTGTTAACTAAAAAATCTAAGAGAAGGAAACGTAATCTTTCTGTATTTACTTTATTGAAAAGATCAGATCAAAAAAATATAAAAATACAAATTTAG
- the infC gene encoding translation initiation factor IF-3 gives MYRPLLKKKEEHRINENIDTPKVRLVGDSSIENGIYSIQEAIQFSRERELDLVEINPKLNPPVCKILDYKKFLYEQKKRKKQFKAKQIKVNTKEIRFGPQIGDHDGKVKIKSAEKFLMRGDKVKVFVFFKGRSIVYKDQGKIKLLKFAEEIEEYGKVEQMPVMEGKRMYMILAPKKF, from the coding sequence ATGTACCGACCGTTACTGAAAAAAAAAGAAGAACATCGTATTAATGAAAATATTGATACACCAAAAGTTCGTTTAGTCGGTGATTCTTCCATAGAAAATGGAATTTATTCTATACAAGAAGCTATTCAGTTTTCTAGAGAAAGAGAACTTGATTTAGTTGAAATTAATCCTAAATTAAATCCTCCAGTGTGTAAGATCCTGGATTATAAGAAATTTCTATATGAACAAAAAAAAAGAAAAAAACAATTTAAAGCAAAACAAATTAAAGTAAATACTAAAGAAATTAGATTTGGACCACAAATTGGAGATCATGATGGAAAAGTTAAGATTAAAAGTGCAGAGAAATTTTTAATGCGTGGAGATAAAGTAAAAGTATTTGTTTTTTTTAAAGGACGTTCTATAGTATACAAAGATCAAGGAAAAATTAAATTATTAAAATTTGCAGAAGAAATTGAAGAATATGGAAAAGTGGAGCAAATGCCGGTAATGGAAGGAAAAAGAATGTATATGATATTAGCTCCAAAAAAATTTTAA
- the thrS gene encoding threonine--tRNA ligase, translating to MGEDKSIPFCKENSSIDRDHRKIGKKLKFFVFSNRVGTGLPLWLPRGAILRKNLEEFLTNVQKKSGYEMVVTPHIGHKKLYVRSGHWSKYGKDHFKPIYSPRKGEEFLLKPMNCPHHCEIYRSQEWSYRDLPKRFAEFGTVYRYEQSGELHGLTRVRCFTQDDAHIFCTHDQLLKEFKEVIHLVFYVFRSLGFLTYTVRISLRDPKKGDDYIGSEKNWEKAEKAILQVVKEEEIESSINYGEAAFYGPKLDFLIKDSLGRNWQLGTIQVDYNLPERFDLYYKGKNNEKCRPVMIHRAPFGSLERIIAIMIEHTKGNLPLWLVPNQVVILPISDKYIIYAKKILNLMLSYNIRVFIDNRNEKINKKIRDSEENKIPYMVILGNKEEKNEMISLRRHGLGDLGKFSISNGIESILSETNKFKN from the coding sequence ATGGGGGAAGATAAGTCAATTCCTTTTTGCAAAGAAAATTCTAGTATAGATAGAGATCACAGAAAAATAGGAAAAAAACTGAAATTTTTTGTTTTTTCTAATAGAGTGGGAACTGGATTGCCTTTGTGGTTGCCTAGAGGTGCAATTCTTAGAAAAAATTTAGAAGAATTTTTAACTAATGTTCAAAAAAAGTCAGGATACGAAATGGTTGTGACTCCACATATTGGTCATAAAAAATTGTATGTTAGGAGTGGTCATTGGAGTAAATACGGAAAAGATCATTTTAAACCTATTTACAGCCCTCGTAAAGGAGAGGAATTTCTTTTAAAACCTATGAATTGTCCTCACCATTGTGAAATTTATCGTTCCCAAGAATGGTCCTATCGTGATCTTCCTAAACGTTTTGCGGAGTTTGGAACAGTATATCGTTATGAACAAAGTGGAGAACTTCATGGATTAACTAGAGTAAGATGTTTCACTCAAGATGATGCACATATTTTTTGTACTCATGATCAATTGTTAAAAGAGTTTAAAGAAGTAATTCATTTAGTTTTTTACGTATTTCGTTCTCTAGGTTTTTTGACATATACAGTTAGAATTTCTCTTAGAGATCCTAAAAAAGGAGATGATTATATAGGATCAGAAAAAAATTGGGAAAAAGCTGAAAAAGCTATACTACAAGTAGTAAAAGAAGAAGAAATAGAATCATCTATCAATTATGGAGAAGCCGCTTTTTACGGACCAAAATTAGATTTTCTTATTAAAGACTCTTTAGGGAGAAATTGGCAACTTGGAACGATTCAAGTCGATTATAATTTACCTGAAAGATTTGATTTATATTATAAAGGAAAAAATAATGAAAAATGTCGTCCCGTGATGATACATAGAGCTCCTTTTGGTTCATTAGAACGTATTATTGCTATTATGATAGAACACACAAAGGGAAATCTTCCATTATGGTTAGTTCCTAATCAAGTGGTTATACTTCCTATAAGTGATAAATATATAATTTATGCAAAAAAAATTTTAAATTTAATGCTGAGTTACAATATTCGTGTGTTTATTGATAATAGAAACGAGAAAATTAATAAAAAAATTAGGGATTCTGAAGAAAATAAGATTCCTTATATGGTTATTCTGGGAAATAAAGAGGAGAAAAATGAAATGATATCATTACGACGTCATGGTTTAGGAGATTTAGGAAAATTTTCTATTTCCAATGGAATAGAATCTATTTTGAGTGAAACAAATAAATTTAAAAACTAA
- a CDS encoding MIP/aquaporin family protein: MTKIYAEIIGTMILVFLGNGVVANVILSKTKGHSKNGGWLTITIGWALAVFMGITVAAPYSGAHLNPCVTISFAIIGKFSWEMVPFYIFSQFIGAMLGSLFVWFLYKDHFLETQEQQEKLSVFVTIPSIKNLFSNFLSEVLATFVFIFISLYLSLEGTLFFKEEKYPIGLGSLGALPSALVVLGIVLSLGGATGAAINPVRDLGPRIIYSIIPIPGKGKSNWDYALIPILGPIVGCIIAATLYLFLSS; encoded by the coding sequence ATGACAAAAATATATGCAGAAATCATAGGAACAATGATTTTAGTATTTTTAGGAAATGGGGTGGTTGCAAATGTTATTTTATCAAAAACTAAAGGTCATAGTAAAAATGGAGGATGGCTAACTATTACCATAGGATGGGCATTAGCTGTGTTTATGGGAATAACCGTTGCCGCACCTTATAGTGGTGCTCATTTAAATCCTTGTGTAACAATTAGTTTTGCCATAATTGGAAAATTTAGTTGGGAAATGGTTCCCTTTTATATTTTTTCTCAATTCATTGGAGCTATGTTAGGATCTTTGTTCGTATGGTTTTTATACAAGGATCATTTTCTTGAAACTCAAGAACAACAAGAAAAATTATCTGTTTTTGTGACTATTCCTTCTATAAAAAATTTATTTTCTAATTTTTTAAGTGAAGTATTAGCTACTTTTGTTTTTATATTCATTTCTTTATATCTTTCGTTGGAAGGAACTCTTTTTTTTAAAGAAGAAAAATATCCTATAGGGTTGGGCTCTTTAGGGGCACTTCCTTCCGCTTTGGTTGTATTAGGAATTGTTTTATCTTTAGGAGGTGCTACAGGTGCTGCTATCAATCCCGTTCGAGACTTAGGTCCAAGAATTATATATTCCATTATTCCTATTCCGGGAAAAGGAAAAAGTAATTGGGATTATGCTTTGATTCCAATACTTGGTCCTATTGTAGGATGTATAATAGCAGCGACATTATATTTATTTTTATCATCATAA